From one Candidatus Zixiibacteriota bacterium genomic stretch:
- a CDS encoding SDR family oxidoreductase, with the protein MKIKSGSPILVTGASSGIGNHLAKYIAARGHIVYGTARKDNDLAELEKIENVIPLKLDIRNPQQIQNAFNFIVNEGKGLYGLVNNAGIGELGMFSTWTDEEMFEIFDVNVFGAHRMTNTFVRLLIESKGRIVNIGSQGGIITYKYFGPYTMTKHALEAYTVSLNLELEPYGIWVSIVQPGGIVSNAGSNSLPGTIARFQRAAPPFKEEAEQALASFNQPSQPDDGEESETNRKPSSPEIVSVAVYDALFSERPKLRYLVGTKWEGDRVINALIDKLLDENDNPQHNYSRDELIALLDRNISQRSNK; encoded by the coding sequence ATGAAGATAAAATCAGGATCCCCAATTCTGGTAACAGGTGCAAGTAGCGGTATCGGGAATCACCTGGCCAAATATATTGCCGCGCGAGGGCATATCGTCTATGGTACTGCCCGAAAAGACAATGACCTGGCAGAATTAGAGAAGATCGAGAATGTTATCCCGCTCAAATTGGATATTAGAAACCCGCAGCAAATCCAGAATGCGTTCAATTTCATCGTGAACGAGGGCAAGGGGTTATATGGGCTGGTAAACAATGCAGGTATTGGCGAGCTTGGGATGTTCAGCACCTGGACGGATGAAGAAATGTTTGAAATTTTTGATGTCAATGTTTTTGGCGCTCACCGGATGACGAATACTTTTGTCAGGTTACTGATCGAGTCAAAAGGGAGAATCGTAAATATAGGTTCTCAGGGTGGAATCATCACCTATAAGTATTTTGGTCCATATACGATGACCAAACACGCTCTGGAGGCTTACACGGTCTCTCTAAACCTGGAATTGGAGCCTTATGGAATCTGGGTTAGTATAGTCCAGCCTGGTGGAATCGTTTCCAATGCAGGTTCAAATTCATTGCCAGGCACAATAGCCCGATTTCAGCGCGCAGCACCCCCATTTAAAGAAGAAGCAGAACAGGCCCTGGCAAGCTTTAACCAGCCTTCCCAGCCTGACGACGGGGAAGAATCGGAAACAAATAGAAAGCCATCCTCGCCCGAAATAGTTTCTGTCGCCGTGTACGATGCATTATTCTCAGAAAGGCCTAAACTAAGATATTTAGTCGGCACAAAATGGGAAGGCGATAGGGTGATTAATGCTCTGATAGATAAATTGCTTGACGAAAATGATAATCCTCAACACAATTATTCACGAGATGAGTTAATCGCACTATTAGATCGAAACATTTCTCAAAGAAGCAATAAATGA